The proteins below are encoded in one region of Parus major isolate Abel chromosome 7, Parus_major1.1, whole genome shotgun sequence:
- the ASB1 gene encoding ankyrin repeat and SOCS box protein 1 has protein sequence MAEGGDPPAPGSAGRNLKEWLREQFCDHPLEHCEDTRLHDAAFVGDLPTLRSLLQDESFQSRINEKSVWCCGWLPCTPLRIAATAGHGPCVEFLLRKGAEIDLVDVKGQTALYVAVVNGHLECAKILLEAGADPNGSRHHRSTPVYHAARVGRADILRELIRYGADVDVNHQLASRGPGQALRPLTTLVVCPLYISAAYHNLPCFRLLLQAGADPDFNCCGPINVKGFSRGSPVCVLDAVLRHGCEPAFVRLLIDFGADLNLVKVEALGVEATGRVKVNAEALELFKEARGRTRSLLSLCRIAVRRVLGKSRLDLIHSLPIPHPMKQFLLHEHS, from the exons ATGGCGGAGGGCGGGGACCCGCCCGCCCCGGGCAG CGCAGGTCGCAACCTGAAGGAATGGCTGCGGGAGCAGTTCTGCGACCACCCTCTGGAGCACTGCGAGGACACCCGGCTGCACGACGCGGCTTTCGTAGGCGACCTGCCCACCCTGCGCAGCCTGCTGCAGGACGAGAGCTTCCAGAG CCGGATCAACGAGAAGTCGGTGTGGTGCTGCGGCTGGCTGCCCTGCACCCCGCTGCGCATCGCGGCCACCGCCGGCCACGGCCCCTGTGTCGAGTTCCTGCTGCGCAAAGGGGCCGAGATCGACCTGGTGGACGTCAAGGGACAGACAGCCCTCTACGTGGCCGTGGTCAATGGGCACCTGGAGTGTGCCAAGATCCTGCTGGAGGCCGGTGCTGATCCCAATGGCAGCCGGCACCACCGCAGCACCCCGGTGTACCACGCGGCGCGGGTGGGGCGCGCCGACATCCTGCGGGAGCTCATCAG GTACGGTGCTGACGTGGACGTGAACCACCAGCTGGCGTCCCGCGGGCCCGGGCAGGCGCTGCGGCCGCTGACCACGCTGGTGGTGTGTCCCCTGTACATCAGCGCTGCCTACCACAACCTGCCCTGCTTCCGCCTGCTGCTCCAGGCGGGAGCCGACCCGGATTTTAACTGCTGCGGGCCCATCAACGTGAAGGGCTTCTCGCGGGGCTCGCCCGTCTGCGTGCTGGACGCCGTCCTGCGACACGGCTGCGAGCCGGCCTTCGTCCGCCTCCTCATTGACTTTGGAGCGGATCTCAACCTCGTCAAGGTGGAGGCCCTGGGAGTGGAGGCCACGGGGAGGGTCAAGGTGAACGCCGAGGCGCTGGAGCTGTTCAAAGAAGCGAGGG GCCGCACCCGGAGCCTCCTGTCTCTGTGCCGCATAGCTGTGCGGAGAGTCCTCGGCAAATCCCGCCTGGATCTGATCCACAGCCTTCCAATCCCACACCCCATGAAACAATTCTTACTCCACGAACACAGTTAA